Proteins encoded by one window of Geobacter sp. DSM 9736:
- a CDS encoding cation acetate symporter, with protein sequence MKKLLVAITLSLSLGTFAHAEDPAKASAPGAAAVTAPAAAAAAPAAVQAAPAATPAAKPAEPAKLKANPKVTIPIFLIIIGATLGVVIWSARKTKSAADFYTAGGGITGTQNGWAIAGDYMSAASFLGISGMISLYGYDGFMYSVGWLVAYITVLLIVAEPCRNAGKYTLGDILSFRTEPKPVRAVAAISVVAVSTFYLTAQMVGAGKLMQLLLGIPYKGAVVGVGILMVGYVVFGGMTATTWVQIIKAGLLMTGAGLLSILVGIKSGMNPLQFFTDISTNPMIIEHVQKTLLKHTEVQAGLDYGQRFLEPGLFLKNPLDQISLGMALVLGTAGMPHILMRFFTVPTAQAARKSVIVAMFIIGSFYILTTLLGFGAAIHLTPQGIMGVDKGGNMAAMMLAQKLGGDISPFLGDLLLAFLCAVAFATILAVVSGLVLAASAAISHDIYVNVIKDGHADQHEQVMAARITSLVVGTCGIIIGIAAEKQNVAHLVALAFAVASSGNLPVVVLSLFWRKFNTAGTIAGLLVGTLVSIGLVMVSPNMTYPKIVAADAKKVIESTEKKMAALAPGAVLTEKEIKAYDKAKTDFEKNKDGKSILGLDKPLITLKNPGIISIPIGFLAAIFAALAFPSRRSEEMFDEIYVRQNTGIGMAKAIDH encoded by the coding sequence ATGAAGAAATTACTCGTCGCCATAACACTGTCTCTCTCGCTGGGAACATTTGCCCACGCCGAGGACCCGGCCAAGGCTTCCGCACCCGGCGCTGCCGCCGTCACTGCTCCTGCTGCCGCCGCTGCTGCTCCGGCCGCCGTCCAGGCCGCTCCGGCTGCGACTCCTGCCGCCAAGCCTGCCGAGCCGGCAAAGCTTAAGGCCAACCCCAAGGTCACCATCCCGATCTTCCTCATCATCATCGGCGCCACCCTCGGCGTCGTCATATGGTCTGCAAGGAAGACCAAGTCGGCTGCCGACTTCTACACCGCAGGCGGCGGCATAACCGGTACCCAGAACGGCTGGGCCATCGCCGGCGACTACATGTCCGCGGCCTCCTTCCTGGGTATTTCCGGGATGATTTCGCTCTACGGGTATGACGGGTTCATGTACTCGGTAGGGTGGCTCGTGGCGTACATCACGGTGCTCCTCATCGTGGCGGAGCCGTGCAGAAACGCCGGCAAGTACACCCTGGGGGACATCCTCTCCTTCAGGACGGAGCCGAAGCCGGTTCGCGCAGTTGCCGCCATCTCCGTCGTCGCCGTCTCCACCTTCTACCTAACCGCGCAGATGGTCGGCGCCGGAAAGCTCATGCAGCTACTTCTTGGGATTCCCTACAAAGGCGCCGTAGTCGGCGTCGGCATCCTGATGGTCGGCTACGTCGTCTTCGGCGGCATGACCGCAACCACCTGGGTCCAGATCATCAAGGCGGGTCTTCTCATGACCGGCGCAGGCCTCCTGTCGATCCTCGTAGGGATCAAGTCCGGCATGAACCCGCTCCAGTTCTTCACCGACATCTCCACTAACCCGATGATCATCGAGCACGTGCAGAAGACCCTCCTCAAGCATACGGAGGTTCAGGCAGGATTGGACTACGGGCAGCGCTTCCTTGAGCCGGGCCTCTTCCTCAAGAACCCGCTCGACCAGATCTCCCTCGGGATGGCCCTTGTTCTTGGTACTGCAGGGATGCCTCACATCCTCATGCGCTTCTTCACGGTTCCGACCGCCCAGGCCGCACGCAAGTCCGTCATCGTGGCGATGTTCATCATCGGCTCCTTCTACATCCTCACCACCCTCCTCGGTTTCGGTGCTGCAATCCACCTGACCCCGCAGGGCATCATGGGTGTTGACAAGGGTGGCAACATGGCGGCGATGATGCTCGCCCAGAAGCTCGGCGGCGACATCTCTCCGTTCCTCGGCGACCTCCTACTCGCCTTCCTCTGTGCGGTTGCCTTCGCAACCATCCTGGCGGTTGTTTCGGGCCTCGTTCTCGCTGCTTCCGCTGCGATCAGCCACGACATCTACGTAAACGTCATCAAAGACGGTCATGCCGACCAGCACGAGCAGGTCATGGCTGCCCGCATCACCTCCCTCGTGGTCGGTACCTGCGGTATCATCATCGGTATCGCCGCCGAGAAGCAGAACGTTGCCCATCTCGTGGCACTGGCATTCGCCGTCGCCTCCTCCGGCAACCTGCCGGTCGTAGTGCTCTCCCTCTTCTGGAGGAAGTTCAACACCGCCGGTACCATTGCCGGGCTTCTGGTGGGAACGCTGGTTTCCATCGGGCTCGTTATGGTCTCCCCGAACATGACCTACCCGAAGATAGTCGCAGCCGACGCCAAGAAGGTTATCGAGTCGACCGAGAAGAAAATGGCAGCCCTCGCTCCGGGTGCCGTGCTGACCGAGAAGGAGATCAAGGCTTACGACAAGGCGAAGACCGACTTCGAGAAGAACAAGGACGGAAAATCGATCCTTGGTCTCGACAAGCCGCTCATCACCCTCAAGAACCCGGGCATCATCTCGATCCCCATCGGGTTCCTCGCTGCGATCTTCGCCGCACTTGCCTTCCCGAGCCGCCGCTCGGAGGAGATGTTCGACGAGATCTACGTCCGCCAGAACACCGGCATCGGCATGGCCAAGGCCATCGATCACTAG
- a CDS encoding sulfite exporter TauE/SafE family protein has protein sequence MTSLFTIGCIGGLFACGHCLGMCGGFVLHLAREDNGRRMLIDQTLWQAGRITMYMFLGALAGYMGSSFEKLLPSWLQTGIGVTTGAAMLLAGLSLLGLLPLRGKKSSANGLAGPLLAPLFATPNPGSALLLGFTTGVLPCPVVLGFLAYALNSGSVADGIAVMAGLGIGTLLPLLALGTAGRLAGLHFRRWASVASGVILVLLGTGTMLRGTPLYHQLLGCSNQAAAPTPAAKPHCCSGE, from the coding sequence GTGACGAGTCTCTTCACCATCGGCTGCATAGGAGGGCTGTTCGCCTGCGGCCACTGCCTCGGCATGTGCGGAGGATTTGTCCTCCATCTTGCCAGGGAAGACAACGGCCGCAGGATGCTGATCGATCAAACCCTGTGGCAGGCCGGAAGAATCACCATGTACATGTTCCTTGGCGCGCTGGCCGGGTACATGGGATCATCATTCGAAAAGCTTCTACCTTCGTGGCTGCAAACGGGAATCGGCGTTACCACAGGGGCAGCCATGCTGCTGGCGGGTCTCTCCCTTCTGGGACTCCTGCCGCTGCGGGGGAAAAAATCTTCCGCGAATGGACTCGCAGGCCCTCTTCTCGCCCCTCTTTTCGCAACCCCCAACCCGGGAAGCGCGCTCCTCCTGGGATTTACCACCGGAGTTCTCCCCTGCCCCGTAGTGCTCGGATTTCTAGCCTACGCACTTAACTCCGGTTCCGTCGCAGACGGGATTGCTGTCATGGCCGGCCTCGGCATCGGCACACTCCTTCCGCTCCTCGCCCTCGGCACCGCCGGACGCCTTGCTGGGCTCCATTTCAGAAGGTGGGCCTCGGTGGCCAGTGGAGTAATCCTCGTTCTCCTCGGTACGGGCACAATGCTTCGCGGTACACCGCTCTACCACCAGCTCCTGGGCTGCTCGAACCAGGCTGCCGCCCCGACACCCGCCGCCAAACCGCACTGCTGTTCCGGAGAATAG
- a CDS encoding DUF485 domain-containing protein, whose product MSEKQYDWAKIAKHPKFIELHHKKTVFLFGWWIFSTVYYFLLPIGAAYTPGLFKIKILGAINFGYLFALSQFFVSWALAMYYAHVANKDFDRLTRELVEELT is encoded by the coding sequence ATGTCTGAAAAGCAGTATGACTGGGCAAAAATTGCCAAGCACCCGAAGTTCATCGAACTGCACCACAAGAAGACGGTGTTTCTGTTCGGCTGGTGGATTTTCTCCACCGTGTACTATTTCCTCCTTCCCATCGGAGCGGCGTATACGCCGGGATTGTTCAAGATCAAGATTCTTGGAGCGATCAATTTCGGCTACCTCTTCGCGCTTTCCCAGTTCTTTGTTTCCTGGGCACTTGCGATGTACTACGCCCACGTGGCCAACAAGGACTTCGACAGGCTCACCCGCGAGCTCGTCGAGGAACTCACCTAA